The window CAAGGCGATCGTACGTTGGTTGTCCCCAAAAATCAAAACAGGGCCACCTACCTCACCAATGTCCTTCATCATTTGAGTGAGATACATACCTTGTTGGACTGCTGCTGCCAGAGCAATATACTCAGCTTCACATGATGATAGAGCCGTTGTTGGTTGTTTCCTTGATTTCCAAGAAATAAGAGGACAGGCTCTGTTCAAAGTGAAACAGTACTCACTGATACTACGTTTGTCATCTGTAAATGACGCCCAATCAGCATCACTGTAGCCTATCAGTGTAAGACCATCATCCCACTTTCTATAGCACAATTCAAAATCAAGAGTCCCCTTCAAGTATCGCAACACATGTTTTAAAGCTATCTAGTGTCCCTTCATGGGAGCAAACAGGAACTGTGACAACTTAGTAACAACCCAGCATATGTCTGGTCTGGTGCATGTCATAGCATACACCAATCGGTGTTGTGTTACTGTAGTTTCGGGTTGGATAAACTGCATTGATTTTCTTCCAGGGATAGCTTCGAGCCGTTTGGATGAATTTTCGAGCAAGATGTACCAGTagaagcgtgaatctttcggccATCCTCCTGCGAAGTTTGAAAGCGGAGCAATGCGATTTTCTGGGGAAAATCGCCCCGGCGATGATGCCGTTCAAAAATTAGCTTCTAACCTTGTCCTTCCATTGAGGGGCACAGTAAACAGCGAACTCGAAATCTTCAAAATCGTTCATAATACCACTTCTCTGAGGCGAAACAACGACAGTTGACAGCAAGTAAGGTAACACAACGTTCATTTAGCGTTAGTCCATGCACATATTTATTGATATATCGCTACAGAAGAAGCAAACGGTAATCCAATGCATTTATTATAAAGTCACAAACGGTTACACAAACAGATCGTACGGCCTCCCTGTGATCATTTTGAGTAATCACAGAGGCTTTTCGGTTAGCGCGACAGGTGATGCGTGACGTTGACGATTAACTATAACCCTGATATTCACCAGTCAATGcacatcccccaccccccaacaTTACTTGAGACTGAACGAATTTACCCGAGGTATTTTCACATTTTAACACTGCACTGGTTCCTTTTCACTCCCAGATACTGAAGGTTATATGGCCACCAGAACTAGAGCGCTTTTCTGTGACGGAAGTGATCGAAAGAGCCCGTTCCCGAATAAACGAGACTTGCTATGATTTTCTGAAGAACAACTGCGAACACTTTGTCACTTGGTGCAAGAGTGGGCTTAACGTTAGCCTTCAGGTCAAGACCTGGTACCCGTGGGCAAGAGAGGTTCTCTATTCTGCTTTTGCAGGCCTGTATCAATACGGTAAGAAGAAAGCGGAGAAACCGATGGAGAAATCTCTTGTACCACTGCTCATCAAGATTGCATCATGTGCATCTGATGAAGTTGCTTGCTCCATCAGAACGCATGCCAAGTGGGTAGGAATTGGAATAGGCATCTTGTTAGAGGTTGGTTTGGCATCTTATGAGATCTACAAAGCATTTAAGTATCATGGTAAGACGAGGAGAGAGTTCTGGTCCAAGTTTGTTGATATTGTTGCCAAGGCAGCCTGTCGTCTAGGCGGTGGAGTTTTGGGTTCCTGGTTGGGGCCAATCATATGTCCTGCAGGTGGTCTGGCAGCAAGTTTAGTAGGTGGTGCTGTAGGAGCAGGATTGGGCCACTTTGTCGGTGCTTCAATAGCATGGTTGTTTGAAAATTGGGCGTATTTTGACGGATAAAATGGGAATGTTGCTATTGAACCCTGTACACCCGTAGTTGGGTGCTCAGCAAAACCTTTGAAAAGAACCACTTAGTACAATGTGATGTAAAAAACAGGCCCTCTCCATGGTGTCATCATCTTAATAACCACCCGAGCAGAATTtatctgttttcctttttatttaaattttagaaaGCCCGGTGGGGTATGAACAAAAATGATACTAAGTTGCATGAGGAAACCTAGACTGAAGTCAGACTCTCATAGCTCTAGCCGTAATGGTGTTACAAAAATTGTCCATTTTTATAGGAGTTAACGCCTGTTTACACAAGTGTCGTAATCGTAATCGCAATCGTAGTCGTAAGGAGGGTTATAACCTAGTGTGAATCGAAAATCGTAATCGTAAAGCCGATGATACACGATTCAACAAATGATGAACAGTGTGTCgtgtcatgttgaatgttgaaatatgccattcaacacgttgaatgTTGTTGAACAACGTTGAATGAAAATATAGACCAgttctattccgttcaacacgttTGTACAAcatccaggggcacccaacgtcaattttcggaaaatatctgttcggaagacgatttgagatctagacttttcggaacatttgttctaaaatttcttgcttgcctgcctgttctaggattttcgaacatctaaaaaatggtataattgcccatttgtAACGAATTTTtatcctaaaaaggtcacctagaattttcgggagccttttttctggctgaaaatttcgaaaaggtaagttttgatccctatttTTGGATCACTTGACttttagctaggaaatccgaacgtTAACTAAAATTAGGggttaaaaatatgcctatatctaccgtttaaataccaaaatacgtttaacaatgctatgtttaagtggatttgaactatattctcgttgggtgcctcAGAACATCGTTCAACGCAAGATGTTAAACCGTGTATCATCGGCTTAAGGATCAGaaagtttcctttttcttaCCATTACGATTACTACACTGATCTTGCCCGGGttgttcgaagcatggttagcgctaaccagtcttaaataccatggaaacctctaggttttgatacctctaaACCAACGGTAAGCGCTAACCAGGTTTCGAGGTGTGAAGCGATTAAACGTAGACGAAAGCAGAGTTGTACGGACGGACCAATCACgaagctctctctctctctatctaGTTAACAACTGACGACGACATACCaataaaaacaccctttatctCAAGTTTTGATTTCTATCATGAGGTTCTGGTATTCCCGAGACATCATTTTTGGTAAAATCAGGTAAAATGCAACATTTTTGCTTTTGAATAACACGCTCGAAAACATTCCTTCTGcgacatttgaaaacaaaaacaaaaatccaaGAACAGAAAAATGACTGTCTTATCCATCTTTGATCAACTTCAGCTGTATCAACAGTATCAAATTTTTCAAAGAGCCTGGGGAAAAAAAGTAATTGTTACTTAAGATCTCCTTACGTCGGATTGATTCACGCAAGATCGTAACACTTTTAAGTTAATTTACGATTACAAGTGCACGATTACGTCGCTACTGTGAACTAGGCTAAATTAATTTTCGTATACGCTATGTCTGGTTTTAGGGATTTTCCGTATGTTGCTCCTTTCCTGTGACCTCCTTAATGTAGAAAATGGATATTACTTTCACCACGTCGTTAAGAATATTTATGTAGCTGAGATTGTAATAGCAGCTCTAATTTATGTTTGTAAAGTGCCTTTGAGCAATTTTAATGGAAATAGTGctatataagtgaataaattgTTATAATATTACTTGTTAGTATATAATTTTTTGGCACTAAAGTAATTTAGCTCTGTATGAGAGTTCCATTATTtatgtacaaaaaaaatgtatttgcaCAAACATTTTTTCACATGAACACCCCGGGTGGTGAAATGGCTAAACATTCCCCAGCAGTTTTACAAAGCAAATTTCCAAAGAGGATAAAAAACAGTGAAAGATATTATTTAGGACAGCATAAGTTTACAGATTTCTTTGATGTTGGCAGTAAAAAAggtacaacaaaataaattatttgaacaTGTAGCCATAGATTTGCTTTGGTCAAGTttccaaaaaataattttcggTGACGTAGTGAAAGTGTAAAACCATGTTGCACTCTATCATTTGATTATTAACTCACAGGGcaaatttgcaaaaaatagAAAGGAAATAATGACATATGGTTTTTGCCAACTTAATGATTTCTTTAATTAGAggatgtataatttattttcatCTGTAATGAACATGAAATTACCCACAATGATCTTTGTGACTTAAGGCCAAAAAAGCAATGGAAATAATACTACTATTTCCATTTGACTCTAAATAATTATCCTTGAAACCACTTCTGATTGTCAAGAGTGTAATTTTATGTGTAATTTTATTGGGAGTGTCACCGATTAGTCGGCCTCCGGGCTGACTAGAAGttttagacacttaaataaagtttattgattgattgaaaccACGAGACGCGTAAGTTATTTGCTGGGTTCAAGTCAGAGCTAACATGACGCCACTGAGACGGGTTTAAGACATCGTGGATCATAGCCAATCGGCTAGAGACGAAGGTTTGGAATCTTGTGTAAGTGTTGTTGATGTACTGCGAAACAATAGTAGAGTCGGTCCAAAATGTCACTTCATGTATGGGTAGAGTGAGTTCTTTCTTAATCTGTCTGTGAAGTTTAGCAGTGCCTGTGGCAGCGGTCAACTCCAGACGTGGTACTGTCACGGTCTTCAAAAGGGCAACTCTTGCTTTGCCCAACAAAATATTACAGGCAACAATGCCATGAGCATCAGTTGAGAGGAGGTACGACACAGCCCTATACTCTACTTCTGAAACATTTGAAAAATGATGCCGCTGGGCGGAACCTTGTTCGCCAAATCCTCAAACGAACTTTGGACAGCGACACGTCATCATTCGATCGTTTATCGAGAAAGAGGTATCCATCTTAATAGGCAGCATCGGATGTTCCCGAAGCACATTGGGTCTTTGCAGAACGCCGTAATCGCCGTAAACCTCAAACGATGTTGTTCCACATCGGCCTTTGCTTtctttactgcgcctttcaataacatgcggactcttacaTTCTAAGGTCAACCGACCAATGTGTTTTTCGCTACCATcatcaatcaaatgttcggcggctcctcccagcttccgactatgttgactgaactgggctcaaCGACGTGATTTGATTAGTTTCTTCGTTAAGTACTATGTAACGAAAGTCACGCGTATTCGCGCTCGTTGAAATTTATTAAAATCCACACTTCTACGGTACTACAAAACATGCGGGAAAAACCCAGAATTACAGACGTACAAAGCCAAGAAACTAAATTAAAGAAAGCAAAGGAACGTGCAACGTATGAATAATACTGATTTACCTTAACGGTGTCCTGACTTCACGATATTAAAAACCGGCTTCTAAAGGAAAACGTGCCAATAAAATTGTGATCCCAAAAAACTGTAGTCCGGACTAAATTTTTAGAAGAAACTTgacaaattatgtaatattaaTCAGAGACAAGCACACGAAAGACAAATTTAACAACGCAACAAACGAATGTTACAAAAGATGATAACTAATCTACAGTTGGACGCGACGTCGACATACACGAATTGTAGCGACAAAGAAAAGCTACATTCGAGAGGTTTCGCGGTAACACTGGCGTAGTGTAATTGTTACTAAATGTCCAATGCCattttgagggatggccatgagTGTTAACCGTACCGAGAAAGAAAGGATCTCCTCGATGTTCTGTCACGTATGCGCGACGTGACGCCAATGCATTCTGGTTGGCCAACGGCTAAAGAAGGTCAccgatagccaatcaaatgcaagcCCTGGATAGTGCAATTTTTGCGTGAGTGACCGCGTGATGCGCGTGCATTGTTTACGATAAGCTacagacctctttcataatggcggccaaataaaatattttgttttattgctaataagcctttctagcctcgctacgacgagcaaatttcaaaagaacttttgtttcaaaacgaggccagtaggtctaattaacatatagacaaaagaatgtaaaagtggtcggcAGTTATAAAAGTGGTCCATCTCAAATGttttcataaatattattattaataagtaattacGTGATTTTTTTCGTGTAATGAATCATTTGCGTTAACGGAGAAGTACGTTATGCACAAAAGATTCTGGGATTGCCAAACATATAATAAGGCATTTTCGCCGTGATTTTGTAAGACACGGAGGTGACAAATGCTTGTTCGTGAAAATTATAAGTTTTTGTGTAATTACTGCAATAAAATATACCGATTAACACTTTTTCTGGCTTGTGTAATTCCATCCTCTGTCAAGTCAAACTCGATCGACAAACTTGATCTTGACCGGTTTGTCAGGAGCAAGAAACATCATTTGGATTGACTCCAGTGGTTCGTTGTTATACTCGATGCGAAAACGCTGAAGTAACTGCAAGTGAGAGATAAACTCAAGTTAAGTCAGGCATTCGGATAGAgcctttttgtttttataatttcttaataaataattaaataaataaaaaggaaCAGAAATCACACACAAACCTTAAAGGAGCTGGGTCGCCAGTTGAGCATGCGCAGTTTCGACAATAATGCACAATATTGTTCGACGAAATTGTCGTGTTTTTTTCCTGGGCGATCGCGAAATAATGTCTTCAACCCAGTCAAAAGCAAGAAGACCCTTGCTTGGTCGACCAGTGCTATATAAATTAAATTCATACAGTCAAAGCTCTCACAGTGACCACTCTCGTAAGCGACTAGCTCTAGTTACGACCACCAATGTAAAATCCCGTTTTAAATCTCACTTGTGCGTGTTTATCACTCTCTAATTGAAAGCTAACGCGACCACCTTTGGATTACCCAACTGGACTTTCGCATCGTTTTTAAGCTCTCGTAAACGACCACACAGTGTCTCATTTATGCATGTCACACTTTAATAGAAAACACAACCAAATGTGCAGAGAACTTGAAAGAATGTGACAGACCTGCACTGCCCTCTCTCTTTTACGGGTTTGTGGTTACAGATAATCACGAAAACTTCacttcacagttttgctttaacgAGCATGTGCTTGAGTGATTTACCCCTCTTGTATGATATGTAAGGAGGTTCCTTGAATATGTTTGCCAGCAATGGCTGGTTTTCAATAAAACTGCAGTTGCGCGTCAGTGTTGCTTGAAGAATTGACACTGCTGGGTTGTATGTTGTGACAAATGGTAACGTTTTCTCGGTGGTTGCCGACAGCTGTCTTCCAGAAAAATTGACCTCAGATATTGATATTGTTCAGATACTGTTCTCTCGATAAGCAGCTTAGGGTAGCCTCGCTCTTCAAGGAGGGCTTTAAACTTGTTTTGGAATGTTTTGGCTGGGAATGGTTTGTGAGGATATTTTGGGAGACGTGAATGACAGAAGTTCCCGACCGTTATCTTCAGAACCATCAGTAAGAATTTACAAATCCCACAGACTCGACGTGCTGAAAGGTCACGTAAGCGACCATGTTctattgtttataattttggtCGATTACGAGAACCcattctcgtaagcgaccagctATTAGTTGCGACCACTTTTTTTGAATTCCCTGGGTGGTCGCTTCagagagcttcgactgtatCAACCTATTCTGGAATCAGGTGGTTTCGCCAactgcatgtatgtatgtatgtatgtatgtatgtataataataataataataataataataataataataataataataataataataataataataataataataataccaactttattcattcaatacaatgaaagggagagataccagaggttattcCTATACGAAGGTATCCGCCCGGATGTTACTGATCTAGCTAGAGTCGATTTtaatgagggaggaaaaccggagtacccggagaaaaaccctgggagtcagattgagatcgactgaaactcagcccacatacgacctcgaggccagagttgaacctgggtcacatgGGTGGGAGGtgcggttgataaccactaagccatcctgtcTATCAAAGTCAAAGAGTCGAACAGCGTTCAGATCAAAGATTTCGCTCTGAATGCCCAGGGTCAATACAAATGCAAATGAGGCAAAGATCATTTCAAATACGCATGCTCAGCTGGTAACCCAGTCCctttacaccttttgctgttcattagcAGAAAATAAACTTTCGTTCAGTTTGTGCCAATAGTTTGACCGATAGTCCGTTTTTGTTTGTATCGTCACattaaagaatgttgtattggtGAAAATGGTTGTCTGTTGATGTAATAGAATGTGTGAGTGTTTGTGCTAAGCTCGTTAATGAAATCACAAACACTAAAATGAATGTCAATTGGCACAAATGTTTGCACATTACTGCTaaaggacgttttcaaccaacctctagagaaacaaataacaatagagaaatgtacgacttctggtggacgaacaggagaagctaatgagagatcttttgttttcgtctacaaacatggcggcgatcTCGTCACATGAAAACCTCCTAATGAAGTTGATTAAGGTCAAATGAAGGTATATTCCAAGCAAATGATTGTCCAAAGATGCAAATGCTTGTCTTTTAATACTATTGAATGTTACTTCTTGTGCTAAAATCGTTCATGAATGTATTTTCGCGTAAATGAATGATGTTTGGTGTAAATTAAAACAGTTTCGTACTATTCCTCTAACTATGGGCAGaatataaattaaatattattttctgCTTATGAACAGCAACAGGTGTCACACCTTTTACGAGCCCATGTAAAACACAGCCATCATCCACACATAcacacttaattgaccgctcacCATTGAGGTTTTCCAGGGCTAGTGAAACAgatacaacagaacagaaccaCAGCTTTAAGAATCGCAATTGACCGGAGGAAGCCAGTTGAAAATTTACAAGTACAGCCCAGATGTTGATCCTGGGAccaccaggatcaaattcaacgagttgTCCGGATCTCAAGGTAAGTGCCAGAACCACTGGGTCACGCTGTCTCTTACCAGCCACGTTATCCAGCCTCGTTCCCAAGGTCTCTTTGTCGTTGACCCCGGAAACGAGGTTGCTACGTTATCCTCGTTTAACTATTTAATCACCGAATACTGATGATGGCTATTCCAGTAATGGTAATAAATAATGCAATTTTTAATGGTCAAATATCGataatagagtgttttcgctTGTGACCAGCGGCCATATTTATTGCATACtagtaaaacaaaaggaagaattttcattcattcaatagagttcaattcccaaaaagATTATGACACTCGTCCAACATGGCCTCCATGACGTCTTGTGAAAACTCTATtatatagcgaagatatcgttgacgtgaCCTATTGTCGtttatgtgccaaccagagcctcagtggctgtcgaaacaaagggtctttgtttctgtggttggcacatttaaataacaaaaacaatgtttgtaaacagatatcatcTTTATATCTATGATAAtactttaaatttatttcatataaCAATTTAATTCTTATGATTCTACCCCAATGATGGTCTTCTTTTCTGTTCgtcaattttatttgtttgttaattTGTAATCAAAGTTTGCCAAATAAGTGTAAACCATGTAGAACTAACCTTGCATATCAACAAGTATACTTCCATTTCTGCTATCCGTCGACCTgtgagagaaaataaaaacattttgactCATTAAAGAGTGTCACCTCTGTCTATGATCGTGGAcgaattaacaaatcgaaaggggTTCAGCGTAACATACATaccgtacatacatacatagttaattgaccgctccccataggggcttttcagggccaatgaaacaatcaacgaaacaatagaacacaacaactacaactgttaagaatcccaactggccggaggcaaaccagttggctatttacaagtgcagccgagaagttgaaccagggaataccaggaacaaattcaaagagtggtcagagcgggtcttgaacccgggatctccgaatctcaaggcaagcgccctaaccactcggccacgctGCCtccagcgttgtctgtactctcaACCAGGTGTGCCAACCGCTGGGCGGATAGAAATGAATCCTGTGTCATTATAATTATGACTTTCTTTTACGGTACAAATAAAATTGTAGTTCTTGATGACAGTACGGATCAAATGAATAATGAACGTATCTTCTTACCCACGCACATGCGCACTCCGTATCCAAACTGCAAATTTGCGAACGCGTGTTGTTCATCTTTATTTTCCCTCATCCATCGTTCTGGTCTAAACTCTGAAGGGTCTTTGAAGATATTCTCGTTATGACAAGCGGAAAAAAGGTCAATAACAACGATTGTCTGCAGAAAATACGatggaaataaagaaaaatcgtCTGTTTCATCCAAATTCATTGCTTTGGCAAAATCAAAACTTTTTGTGCCTTTTTTGGCAAAGCCGTGCGTTCGAAAGTGGCTAAAGCAAACTCGAGCTTTTGGGGGGCCTTACCTACTggcaattttttaaaacacaCCTTGCTCATCCATTTAGATGCACGTGTGCCCATGTTGAGTTACAAACAAACATCACGTATTGATAATACCACCACCACTTAACACTTATGTTAAGAAATTCACATAATTGAATTTCTTTTTCCCGTTGCCCCAGTTTCACATGTCTCTTGGTCAGAGGTTGATCACACTGCGCATGCACTTATGAATCAACCTACAATTTTCGATAGATAAAAATGGAACAATGAGAAATGCCCCCTTAaccctaaccgtaaccctaaccaAGAGCTAAAAATTTGCTGCTTTCTGACTTGACTTTCTTGGACCCGCGACAGTTTACTGGCGACCTAATCTcatacccagatctcactctgtcactggaaatgtgagatctggtaaagttcgacagtacatcatttttcattggctactaaaaaaggttgcggcaatgcaatctacgctccgattggcttatttcgcggggcacttagggAAGGTTAGGTTTCCGCAAGCTCATacgctgttttgaataaatgccagttgtgcggaggaaagttttgtttttttccgacgccgggaaagctttacagttgaggaatatcattttaaaaatttgcgacgtttgtgtaaatggtccCGACGAAatccccacgtaccctgccactcgaataaagttctgcgtagcttgctacgcggtacgcagaaactaataaattcaagttgaagtatgtaatttattcaaatcagtatttctcgttcttaaagcgtgactcgcgaattaagaagtgatcaattgtgaattttacagttagattaactacatttttcacgagattgtgtcaagaaaatagcgctcgtcgtagtcattaggtctaagcactctttaacattttcgctttcaatttacggtttggctaactacactttgtacgagatcgtgtgaggaaaatagcactcgtttattgattaagcctaagcgctcgtttcagtgattctgcaattgctccgacaattaaacaatctctaccgttcaaaaacaatcgcctgtagcgcttctttctgtttcggcttaaagtgcacctaaccccaaaatatttttttcgctaaaatgaatccttgcaactgttcgaaacgcattacggccattttttcatttttctaacaaatcctggcattttataggcttcgaaagttgcgaaaatccaagcatcttttgttcacgaccgagtcagaagggaagtgggtctattcctgatttgacgtcacaaactgatttacattgcattaactctttgtaaaaatgcatgcaaagtagattgtgccgctagcggcggagatctaacccgaaggtcgtgggttcaattcccaccctggtcagagtttttctctgtccttgtgtgggcccatttccatctgtagggctaacgctcacatggttcatatgggattgaaatctagcacttcacattacactctattcagttaactctgtttaaaatataagtgctacacggccaacgtttgtataaacgtaacctttccttttaccagatctcccttccatatgaccgtgggagatctgggtacgagattactgGCGACCCGCGAGAATTTACAGCGACCCGCTTCACGCGCTCTTTGGATTCAGGTGAGGAACGAGGAGCGCGAAAAGGCATTCCAGAACGTAGTGGTAATAAAGAAGAGGTTAGGAGGAAATGAGGGAGGATGGGCAGGAAAGAGCCAAATTAAAGGGAgaattgagaccacccctcccccaaaaaTTAATgctgggaaaatggcgcgtctTGGCGTTCACACGGCTTTACCCTTGAtttaaggggggagggggggggggggaggctaCGGTTGTAGttgttaaatttcaattttcaaaataaaagttctATTTTTTGACCAATTTACCCAGGACCCGGACAATCAAACactcttttttttccagattcatCCGCTCACAACATCTACCACCCGCAACTGGAATTTCTCCTACAGTAAATCAATGCATAATTATCGAACAGTGAAGCAGCAATTGGAGAGGCTTTCTTAGTGTGACAAATCACCCATTATACCGGGTAAACTTG of the Montipora capricornis isolate CH-2021 chromosome 7, ASM3666992v2, whole genome shotgun sequence genome contains:
- the LOC138056923 gene encoding uncharacterized protein; this translates as MPTAFSTSHYEELREYEQVSRAKQKEFMERYEFHKVPIRDPSGIQAGDHLIRRENSYDHHMLCTGTYTDQIKIIEYTGHSVGISAVSSSVASKDATVFGKIKEQSYSVKEFLEKKILKVIWPPELERFSVTEVIERARSRINETCYDFLKNNCEHFVTWCKSGLNVSLQVKTWYPWAREVLYSAFAGLYQYGKKKAEKPMEKSLVPLLIKIASCASDEVACSIRTHAKWVGIGIGILLEVGLASYEIYKAFKYHGKTRREFWSKFVDIVAKAACRLGGGVLGSWLGPIICPAGGLAASLVGGAVGAGLGHFVGASIAWLFENWAYFDG